DNA sequence from the Sphaeramia orbicularis chromosome 13, fSphaOr1.1, whole genome shotgun sequence genome:
TGTATCCATATTTCCCGGGATCTTGAGGAGCGTTTTCTCTTTTCCTGAAAAGTCACCGGCTCTTTGTTTATCTCATTCGCCGACCGTCAGTCGGTGTGATAGCAGGGTGCGCTCGTTTATGGACTCCCGGTCTGTCTTTGACGTGGCGGCGGGGCGGAGTTGTGTAAGTGAGACCCCCACCCTTAAAACCCCTCCTGTAATCTGACCAGACAGGCAAATGACACCAGACTGAACCAGAACTGTTGAACAGATTTATACAGTGAGTCAGAAAAACCTCTTTTTCAGTATAACTTTTGGTTGCACGTGTTCAGACAGGTACACAAAACCTGTCATTATATGTCATGAACCTGGATGAAGTTCATTAAATGAATAGTTTTGTCAAATTCCACATAGtttaagttgatttaaaaaataaaataaaataatgataataaatatagatttttttggagttttttgtcAAAGTTTGATGTTAACACTTTGGGTTTGTCAGAATCAGCTGCAAAACGTGTTTCTAATAAACTTTTAAGTgtataggtcaggggtgtcaaactcattttagcccaggggccacattcagcaaaatttgatctgaagtggactgaaccagtaaaataacataataaaatataactaatgtcaactccaaacttttccctattttagagcgaaaaaagtacattaacattttgaaaaggtttacatctacaaactatcctttcaaaagatgcgaataacaggaacaaactgaacaaataagtgtaattttaacaatatcatgcctcagtttatcatttatacatgtacattataacgtacagatcacagtggatctacaaacaaacaaaacatttaatatcaggcagaatattgttagaattgtatttattttctattaagatatttcaggttgttcatatttgttcaggttgttcacattttttacaaaattatattttgttttagtgtaaatacgtgaaaatatttatatttacaaagagaaaaatttggagttgtcattattcatatgtcattatgatagtactttagtggtcctgcccacttgagattgaattggtctgaatgtggaacctgaactaaaagaattgttaataacttagtgtaatttttgcatttcacagattcctcccaagggccggactggacgctttggtgggccagatttggcccccaggccgcatgtttgacactatAGGTTATATAGTACATGTGTCCATCCAGCTCCAATAGCCATGTAATTAAACTAATCACCATGTGTCGAAATGTTagaataaatttatttatttatttatttattctatgtCTTCCTGTTGCTGCAAAACTAAATTATTCGACCAActttcattacatttttgtatttattttcatgttaTCCTCCTCACAGGCACAACAGGGACGGCTTTGACATCGCCAAACATTAAAACAAAGGGTTAAAGCACTGGTTCTACATTATATAACTCTGAAGAACTTCTTGTACTTCCTCGGTTTTTCCCACGCATCATGTGAGTGACAGAAGGTGCAGGAAAGGTAAACGAGCGCACCCAAAGTCCAACTTCATCAGATGCGGTAATTCCGTCTAAAACGTCCGGTTTGAAAAGTAAAATGATGTATAACCTGACCAAAGTTACGGTGGGacacaactgtcaaaatacagaaaactataAAACTTGAATAGTCAGAATCAGTTCCTTAAATCTACTCACTAATATTCATATGTCAGATTTTCTTCTCTTCATCATTCACCAGCAGCTTTTATTCTGAAAGTTGGAAATGTACAGAGTGTTGAGATACTGAAGTTCTATAGAACCGTCTGCAGTTACAACAAGCATTTTGAATTTGGTCTTATAAGGTATTTACCTGTATTTActgtttacattttacagaacAAGATATATGCTCATTTTTGCCTTAAATAAGTGCCAGCAGACACCAACTTGAGTATGTACAAATACtcagtttttttgggttttttttcttggttGAACAGTCAGAAATAGATGGGAAGTTATATTAAATTaccctaaaataaaataaaattaaattaaattaaataaaaattaaaaaatatagaatTCTGTACTACTCCAAAATATTTTACTAAACATTATTTAACATTTCACCtcttgatttttattcatttgttattattattattattatcattattattattattattattattattattattagtggtagtattagtagtattggtAATTTTTCTATTTGGATTCTTGCAACACATTCCAAAAAATCCTTGAGGCAATAAAACATTGAAAGCTTTGTAGAGTTCTTTTAGTTCTTTCCATCAGGGGTAAACACATGTTAAACTACACAGTGCAAAGTCTTTGTTAGTGTGTTTCAGCTGCAAAACATGATTCTAATAAACTTTTaagtaggtcaggggtgtcaaactcattttagttcaggggccacattcagctaaatttgatctgaagtgggccgaaccactaaaatgacaacataataatatagaaataatgtcaactccaaatttttccctattttagagcgaaaaaagtacatttacattttgaaaaggtttacatctacaaactatccttttaaaagatgttaaataacaggaacaaactgaaaaaataagtgtaattttaacaatattgtgcctcagtttatcatttatacatgtacattataatgtacagatcacagtggatctacaaacacacaaatatttaatatcaggcagaatattgttagaattgtacttatttctattaagacatttcaggttgtttatatttgttcaggttgttcacattttttacaaaattatattttgtttcagtgtaaatcctttCAAAATGTCCTTTATATTCTCTAATGGGAACTGGGGACTGCAGGCAGACCAGCCCAACGTCCAGTCCTCCTCTTCTTCAGCCATGTCTTTTACATATTGTGATTTTGCTTGGCTAACTTTTTAACTTTAATGGGTCATCACAGATGTGCAAATGACCTTTTCCATTAGAACTGACACACCTCCTAACCCTGAATGACCCTGGCTTCTTAACTGTTTTACTGAACCTAGCTGCACTTTTTCTGTCTTTAGTCCAGATACTGATTAACCTGATGGTCCATCCTACATTCCTCTGGGCCCAGATAAGCCGACAGCGCTTTTGGACACAGTAAACATACGACTTCCTTTTGGCACAGTGTTTTCCAGAGTAATACTGATTCCATGTTTCTCTGTCGGCTATAGATGAACGATGGTTCAGTGATGCAGTGGTTTTCATCATTCATTGTCTTCAGTTAAAACTTGCACCATTGCTCTTTATCTACTGAAATACATGTAAAATTCTTGAatcatcttttcccaaaatggataGATCACTCCTGGATACTCCTTTTGTACCAATTCATAATTATAATCACCTAATTATTAGAACCCATTACcctatttcagcttttttttttaatgtatcgcAGCATGAatgtgaaaaatgaagaaatgaaactAACCACCTAAAATGTAAAGTCTGTTGTATTTATAGTGTCtccaaccctttcatgcatgacttatgagaaccttaggcaagatttttttcttgagtgtttttattccccccaggcatgaaaaaacaatgtgattgattttttttttttcatggagttacaaaaatgtccatgcaattaatttttgaagtaaagaaaaatgtgtttaaaacccaatatcagaaagtacggaagaggattagggccactggaaaaaaaatacaataaactaaggtccaatatatatttctttttattattatgagaaaaaaaagtcagaattctgaaattaaagtcagaatttggagaaaaaagttaggattctgagattaacgtcagaattctgagattagtcAGGAttctgaaaaaaagtcagaattctgagaacaGTTTCCaaattctgagaataaagtcagaattctgagattaaagtcagaattctgaaaaaaaaagtctgtattctgagattaaagtcagaattctgaaaaaaaaaaaaaaaagtccaaattcggcgtttaaagtcagaattctgacttttttttttagaataataataacaaatatatatattacacctttttttattttccagtggccaTAATCCTCTTTTGTatgaaagtgatatgaaaacaatgaaataaaaacatttttaatgctgctattctgatgtttctcacattttacatattgcaatgccagttattactcatttcatggcaataacatgcaaaaaaaactttgtgtctaacaaaaaacaagtggtttacactcaaacattttagtgcaaatcagtgttatcaagaacggcaaagtgacagtaatggtctgaatgttagtgtacaggatgatgcatgagcgcccactgtggctgatatggaactaaaccaacaaaacccatgaatatacaagagaacagctggagaagaactgtccactggagtaaccactatgcatgaaagggttaatatagaagTCAAAGTGTATTTTAATCACTGCCTTCTTTTAAATTTGCCTTTTCCATGCTGTTCTGATTTTTTGTGATGTGTTGTTATATGcctgtgtgggtatgtgtgctgTAGAGTAAAACTGGCCCCTTTCCACATGGAGAGTTTATATTACCGTTCATGTTTTCCTGTAATTtaggatgtgtatgtgtgtgtgtgtgtgtgtgtgtgtgtgtgtgtatgtgtgctgttccttccttccttactGTTAGACGAGAACAGCAGGATAAAGGAAAGCCTGTGAAATGAGGTTATtgagaagagaaaaagaaagtggGAGAAACAGTGCACCTACTACACTTTCTACAAGCAGTTTGTGGAGTTGCTACACTATGTACACAAGAAAAGGGCTTAAACCATATTGAGGAAGTGAAGAAAATCTGTGAGGAGCCTTTGTCTCAGTTAGACATGTATGTTTATCTCCTCCGTGCTATCAGCTGTCTCTGCATTCTGTCAATTGGTAAGTAACACATTTAACACCTTTGAGTCAAATTTTGAAagtaatattttcattaaaaacatgATCTTGTGTGAAATCTAAGTTTCAGAAAACAAATGTGAAAGTGATAATGAACTATTTCAGTTTCTAGTGACAGTTTTTTACACAGTGTTTTCTAAAATACATTGCTGATGTTAATATACTATGCCCCCAATGTCTCATATATGTCACTAAACTTTATTTATGTCACTTATTTCAATGACATTCAATGAATCTTCCATCTGTCAGGTATCGGTGCAGAAGAATGTAGCCAGGCGGTTCTAAACAGACGAGAGAGCTTTTATGTACCAGTAGGGGGAAGTCTGTCACTGTCATGTGTGGTCCAGCACTGTGGAGACCCCTGGAACGGCACCTGGATTTGGAGAAATTCAACAGTTGATAAGTTCAGCATTGTTGAAAGCACTGCACATCATCACTTGACTAGTTTGCATCTGTCAGACAATCAGACACGCCTTGTTTTGAGTTTTCCTAGCGTCAGCCAATTAGACGAAGGTTCTTATGGATGCAATGTTAAATGGCACGAAGGGGAGAGCGACCAGGGACATCTGCAGTATGTGAACATCACTGCAGGTATGTAAAGGGAAGAAATATGAACAGTGTTGTacaaagtactggaaagtcacacctgagtagaagtaccaactgaaatactactcaagtttcagtctttaaccttttcatgcagagtggtcactacagtggacagctattctacagctgttctcttgtatatttatggattttgttgttttactttcatatcaaccaacactggacgcttatgcaacaccccatacattacaattcataccattactgttcctgtttttgctaaacctgatctgcagtatcaTATTTGAGTGTagatcaattgctaattgttattagactgtaatttaaatttctttgaaaacaaaaagtttttttttgttgcatattatctgagtgagtaataactagtattatagtatgttaaaatatgaggaaacatcagatttgcagcatcaaaaatgattttatttcatagttttcacacagtatgtcagttaaTACATGttgctttgcttcaaaaattaaacggatggtgtccagctgagtgaatatttctgtaactccatgaaaaatagattcataaaaacatttcaatcacatagtttttttcatgcctaaagaggaataaaaacattcaggaaaaaaaaaatctttatttaggtaatcataattcatgcatgaaagggttaagtatctagtatttactgtacttaagtatatcaagttgTCAAGTGTGTTTGGTTTTTGAGAAGTTCTCCCACACTTGAAAAGGGACGGGCTCACACTGAAGCACTGAACTGGATTCCACTCAAAAGCATCAggccatttttctttttatcatgtTTATTTTCGTTTTCAGGATAGCTTGAAATAGATTAATATAGGCGATGAGATAGATGAAAAACCTTgaacaaagtaaaagaaaaacaaaagccaCTGTAAgcaatatatacacatatacgagggccattcaataagttcatggcctcacccagaacagaacaacacagactgataatttatattttatttttcaacataatctccatttacagcaatgcacttggtccatcgatgttcaagcatcactatcccatcacgaaagaatgtaacatcctgtattataacaaccagtatttctgggtgaggccatgaacttattgagcAGCCCTCGTACATAACATTACAAGGTTAGCTTTGAAATAAAACCAGGCATAATAAAATGACTCAGTATCGGACAGTACTAAATCAAATtataccaagtaaaatatttaatatacatatatatctaatatacaattaaatgtactcaagtaaagAAAGCAAAAGTACgagttaatgataataacaaccaaaggcagtctgAATTTTCTAATTTAATGTGATAGATAGCTATTGAAGGAAATATATTCGGTTATGAATTCGACACTGAAAGTAAGGATGAGGGCAGGATTAGATtagcctttgcttctttctgtcccttctcaaactgtgtttatgagttgattcatatgtacacttatgttaaatttattgtatttcgttactttttctgtcgttaatgaccattgatgcgtgcatatgtaattgacttcttgattttattattttgtttagttctttttttcttttttctttcaaagtttgaggcaaataaacaaataaataaatacatttagaaTATTATAAAATTTATCCAGGATTTAAAAACATGgtaaagtaaaagacaagcagTCAAAGTATGGAAAATGAAGCCTATATCACACAAAAACCTAAACAGAAGTAGGCTACTGCTGGTATTATAaatgtcagaattttgagaagaagaaaaaaagagaaaactatgAAGCTTATGTGGCACCTCAAAACATGGAGCCTTCATTACATTTCGTAAACAAGGAATCCAAAGTCTAAGCCATCGGTATAGTACCAACCTATTTTATCTCATAGCTTCATTCAGCTCTCCCTAACATCAACAGATTCCCCACAGGTTGAGTGCGAACCATCGTTTGCACTTGTTCATTACGTGTTCAGGCCCAATAACAATCAGCGTCCTGATTTTGTAGCAGTCACTGGTAATCTCAgaggtgaaaacaccaaatttcctttaatttttttgtaacaagtaacaatactgtgcattcagtatgtatgggagtagaagtatACAGTTGAGTTagtaaatgtagtgaagtaaaagggAAAGTAAATGGAataaacatacttgagtacaacTGTAAAGTATTATTACGTTGTTACAATACAACACTGAATATGAAGGATGAATCATAATATTTTAAGACTAATAACTGAATCAGAGTATCTAATTGTATTTCTATCTCCATcctcagctctctcctctcacaGGCCAATGTTGCACAGGGTTTTAGTTTGTGTGGCTGCGTCTCTGTGTTTTCCTATTATTCTGGGACTGGCTCATTGTCTGAGTTCAGAGGTCAAGTCTCAGCCACATCCCAGAATTCAGAACATCCTTGTGACCGAGCCTGTAGTTGTACACAGAGACCGACAGTACCTGATGGCTCCTCATCCTCCGCCTCGACGTCCTGTTCCCCAGAAACACAGCAGCGCTTCGTCTAAAAGAGGTACCCTCTGGTTGTTCATTAAAATCCCCAATTCTAAAACAGTTGGAAcagtgtgtaaaatgtaaatctcTTAAACTGACATTTTATTCACAGTAAAGCCTAGAaaatatatcaaatatttgagcagagaaaatgtgaaatttcctaaacaaaaaaaaaaaaataaaaataataataataataaggttgtTGAGAATTCAATGGCAGGAAAATGTTGGGACAAGGGAACAAAAGCCTGGAAAagttagtggcattaaaaaaaaaaaaacaacaggaggaAAATTTTACAATTAATCTGGTTAATTGGCAACAGGTCAGTAACATGACTGAGTAGAAAAGAACATTTTAGACGTAAAGATAAGCAGAGGTTCATCAAtttgcaaaaaaaccaaacatgtcTACAAATTCTGGAACACTTTCGCCATAATGTTTCAGATACTCCACCATCTTCTCTTGGCAAGAGTTTATTTAATATGGACTTTGGCAAAGTTTAAAGCTGCTCTGTGAGACTAATTATAATTTGAGATTCATTTGTGAAACTGTGGACACAACATCCCCCAGACCGAAGAGGTCAGGGCCTATCCAGTTTGTCACCAGTTCAAAAGCCTGTATCTTTGATGGTATGAAGGTGCATTTCTGCCAATGGAAAGGACACTTTGCACATTTGGAAAAGTACCATCAGTTCTTAAAGATAAATACaggctttagagcaggggtgtcaaactcatttcagttcaggggccacattcagcaaaatttgatctgctgtgggccgaaccagtaaaataataacataacaatacataaataatgtcaactccaaacttttctctatgttttagagtaaaaaaagtacatttacattatgaaaaggtttacatctacaaacgatccttttcaaaagatgtgaataacatgaacaaactgaaaaaataagtgtaattttaacaatatcagtttaTTGTTTCCACATGTACTgtacattataactcacagatcacagtggatctacaaatacacaaaacatttagtaacagacagaatcttgttaaaattttacttctcttaagacatttcaggttgttcatatttgctcaggttattcacattttttgccaaatcatactttgttttagtgtaaatacataaaaatatttacatttacaaagagaaaaatttggagttgtcattatttctatgttattatgatagtattttactgaatcctgcccacttgagattgaattggtctgaatgtggaacctgactaaaagaattgttaatatcttcagtgtaatttttgcatttcacaaattcattccaagggctggactggaccctttggcgggctggatttggcccccaggccgcacgtttgacacatGTGCTTTAGAGTGACATATGCACACATATGTCATACGCACGTCTGTTACATACTGCGTCTGTTACAACAGCATGGCTTTGTAGTGGAAGAGTTTGGGTCCTGAACTGGCCTGCCTGCAGTCCAGACCCTTCACGAACTGAATACATTTGGTGCATCatgaaactaaaaaaaatgaCATAGAAGATCCAGGACTGCTAAGAATCTTGAATCTTGTATCAAACAAGAATGAGACAAGCAATGTTACTCTTCAAAAATCTAACAATTGGTCTCCTCAGTTCCCAGACATtaacagaatgttgttaaaaaaataaaagatgataGATAATGATAAAGAAGGCCCTGTCCAGTCTGTTTTGATATGTTTTACTGCTACCATAATCAAagttactttattattttttcctgaaaaaTTTTATGTTTCCATGTTTTCAAGGTTTTTAAAGTTTTTACATGTTTTCTCTGTtctactatgaataaaatatgggttcatacatttttttttttttttttttacattattccatttttatttacatcttaCACAGTGTCATAACTGATTTGGGACTCGGTGGTCAGACTATAAGTGTATAATATGACAACAGCagtaatgtgggtttttttttcttccctttgtTTGTACAGCTCCACTCAAGCGCCAGCAAAGGCCTGAGGTGTGTGAATATCCTTTTCCAGACAGGATGCCCTTTACACTGCCCTAATCATTGTGCTTCCCCTGCCTAACCTTGAAAATTTCTCCATTTTTGTGTGCATGACCTTGTGTGTGCTTCACTAACTTTGTAAATGCGATCTGTTACAGGTGGTGTATGCAGACCTTTCCCAGGATGCCCTGAGGCAACAGGCAGCCACCAGAGAGCCTCCACAGTCCACAGTCTACACATCAGTCAGATTTACCTGAACGATAATAGTGGAACCCTCGGTTTTATGTTTTTGACTCTTGTAAAGTATTTTGTGTCTCTTTGTCTGTGAAAAGTACTTCCTGATtgaattttcctaatttttgGTGAAATACTTTTTGACTTTTGAGAATTTAAGGAGACACAACATATGGACTTATTGTATTTTGAACTAATAAGTCAATATAATTGCTGAATGTTACTGTGAAcaagcaacatacaacaagtggtgccaggcacaacaaaccccgcccctcacatgtatggtaggttattttggcatcaatccagctgatgtcatcatgcatgtgGTGCTGTCAGCAAATcagtttcctctatatatgtgccaagtttgaagtaaactgagacaaaattgatgtttttatagacatttgaaattttgcccctttataagtaaatgggagaaaaaaaagattttaaaaattcataacattttttttactttgacctacttctcccaaaatgtaaccacgtctattctgggtcactggctatctataaagccaatttggtatgaattcaaccagtggttttgctgctagacatgttaaattttgcccattataagaaaatggggggggggggatttaaaaaaatgcataaaaaattggaactttgacctattttttccaaaatgtaatcagatctattttgggtcactggcaatctatgaacccaatttggtatgaattcaaccaacagttttgctgctagagtg
Encoded proteins:
- the LOC115431590 gene encoding uncharacterized protein LOC115431590; amino-acid sequence: MYVYLLRAISCLCILSIGIGAEECSQAVLNRRESFYVPVGGSLSLSCVVQHCGDPWNGTWIWRNSTVDKFSIVESTAHHHLTSLHLSDNQTRLVLSFPSVSQLDEGSYGCNVKWHEGESDQGHLQYVNITAALSSHRPMLHRVLVCVAASLCFPIILGLAHCLSSEVKSQPHPRIQNILVTEPVVVHRDRQYLMAPHPPPRRPVPQKHSSASSKRAPLKRQQRPEVVYADLSQDALRQQAATREPPQSTVYTSVRFT